Proteins found in one Gopherus flavomarginatus isolate rGopFla2 chromosome 18, rGopFla2.mat.asm, whole genome shotgun sequence genomic segment:
- the MBD1 gene encoding methyl-CpG-binding domain protein 1 isoform X10, translating to MLGSGPCGRIQDQSLSSVSHAPCGCCLLAAPCARKVAALLPLPQLSTMSEGWVDCPTLGPGWKRREAYRRSGATCGRTDTYYQGPNGEKFRSKIELTRFLGPSQDLTNFDFKNGVLRDPPPKVKKAQKRCLSLSEPEPPALPEQPPPKQQPVKPEPPEQPPPPLPERRPRKRPAPLLEPQESGQDAVVACCASCQNYFPGVVMPSQRRCRWLCPDCRAQRRDFNREQRFFKRVGCGACQACQIPEDCGICTVCAVRAKNPELRIGRKCLLRRCLKIVKKGFGCGVCQGCQATEDCGSCYICLRRLKPGLKRQWKCLKRRCLKKKQKSVVAKKAGYGPRKLTIDGPQLAPGRRRRRVPAPGPSADGLAPKPRRRKRLTPAAAATKWKPSLERDPGGLSGSRRRKQLGKITEKKKPGRPPKHPSARARSSLEKERPPGGELRFLAEKGVAEAPGQLVLLKDRPGRDFVLLRDAPQSFPLLLQHVKEEPATPPPPGRLEEPAPTLVLAAPPLVKQEKVEPGWDLAPVPAGVPLRMEGRGLASEVVVLDPADKDEEEEERTPVIMEIYSLGALAGRAPLDPVLREFLAELQEIPLPAHWEVQPPLGGPDLRLVQRSARSTMAATVIHIRPGLFFQVVVRQLPVPPEHEVYASHPARLTTVDEVVELICDLEAYRLCPGWPAGWHAGQRSQACDVLVYAGCCPQCRLNPWPSGSAGP from the exons ATGCTGGGTTCTGGGCCCTGCGGAAGGATCCAGGATCAAAGCCTGAGCAGCGTGAGTCATGCTCCCTGTGGGTGCTGCCTCCTGGCCGCTCCCTGCGCCCGGAAAG TAGCCGctctgctgccgctcccccagcTCAGCACCATGTCGGAGGGCTGGGTGGACTGCCCCACCTTGGGGCCTGGATGGAAGCGCCGCGAGGCCTACCGCCGATCCGGGGCCACCTGTGGACGAACGGACACCTACTATCAGGG CCCCAACGGCGAGAAATTCCGCAGCAAGATCGAGCTCACCAGGTTCCTGGGGCCCTCGCAGGACCTGACCAACTTCGACTTCAAGAACGGCGTGCTCCGCGATCCGCCCCCCAAG GTCAAGAAGGCCCAGAAGAGATGCCTCTCGCTGTCGGAGCCAGAACCCCCAGCCCTCCCTGAGCAGCCACCCCCCAAACAGCAACCCGTGAAGCCAGAGCCCCCGGAGCAGCCGCCTCCGCCCCTCCCAGAGCGACGCCCCCGCAAGCGCCCGGCGCCCCTGCTGGAACCCCAGGAATCGGGGCAAGATGCCGTAGTGGC ATGCTGCGCCAGCTGCCAGAACTACTTCCCCGGGGTGGTGATGCCCAGCCAGAGACGCTGCCGCTGGCTGTGCCCGGACTGCCGAG CCCAGAGAAGAGACTTCAACAGGGAGCAGCGGTTCTTCAAG CGGGTGGGCTGTGGGGCCTGCCAGGCCTGCCAGATCCCCGAGGACTGCGGCATCTGCACCGTGTGCGCCGTGCGGGCCAAGAACCCTGAGCTCCGGATCGGCAGGAAATGCCTCCTGCGCCGCTGCCTGAAAATCGTCAAGAAG GGCTTCGGCTGCGGCGTGTGCCAGGGCTGCCAGGCCACCGAGGACTGCGGCAGCTGCTACATCTGCCTGCGGAGGCTGAAGCCCGGCCTGAAGCGGCAGTGGAAATGCCTTAAACGCCGCTGCCTCAAGAAGAAG CAGAAATCGGTGGTGGCGAAGAAGGCAGGGTACGGCCCCCGAAAACTGACCATA GACGGGCCCCAGCTCGCCCCGGGGAGGCGCCGCCGGAGGGTGCCAGCGCCCGGGCCCAGCGCT GACGGCCTGGCCCCTAAACCTCGGCGCCGTAAGAGATTAACCCCAGCCGCAGCAGCCACA AAATGGAAGCCGTCGTTGGAGCGAGACCCCGGCGGCCTCTCAGGCTCGCGGCGCAGG AAACAGCTGGGTAAAATCACGGAGAAGAAGAAGCCGGGGCGGCCCCCGAAACACCCGAGTGCCAGGGCCCGGAGCAGCCTG GAGAAGGAGCGCCCGCCGGGCGGGGAGCTGCGATTCCTGGCGGAGAAGGGGGTCGCCGAGGCgcctgggcagctggtgctgctgaaGGATCGGCCGGGCAGGGACTTCGTCCTGCTCCGCGACGCCCCCCAGAGCTTCCCCCTCCTGCTGCAGCATGTGAAGGAGGAGCCggccacacccccgccccctggccGCCTGGAG GAGCCGGCCCCCACCCTGGTCCTCGCCGCCCCACCCCTGGTGAAGCAGGAGAAGGTGGAGCCCGGATGGGACCTTGCACCG GTGCCAGCGGGGGTGCCTCTGCGGATGGAGGGCCGGGGGCTGGCCAGTGAAGTGGTGGTTTTGGACCCAGCTGACaaggacgaggaggaggaggagcgcaCCCCAGTG ATCATGGAGATCTACAGCCTGGGGGCGCTGGCGGGGCGGGCGCCCCTGGACCCGGTGCTGCGCGAGTTCCTGGCCGAGCTGCAGGAGATCCCGTTGCCGGCCCACTGGGAGGTGCAGCCGCCCCTGGGGGGGCCCGACCTGCGGCTGGTCCAGCGCTCGGCCCGCTCCACCATGGCCGCCACCGTCATCCACATCCGCCCGGGCCTCTTCTTCCAGGTGGTGGTGCGCCAGCTGCCCGTGCCCCCCGAGCACGAGGTCTACGCCAGCCACCCCGCCCGCCTCACCACCGTGGACGAGGTGGTGGAGCTGATCTGCGACCTGGAGGCCTATCGCCTGTGCCCGGGCTGGCCGGCCGGCTGGCACGCGGGGCAGCGCTCCCAGGCCTGCGACGTGCTGGTGTACGCGGGCTGCTGCCCGCAGTGCCGCCTCAACCCCTGGCCCTCGGGCAGCGCCGGCCCCTAG
- the MBD1 gene encoding methyl-CpG-binding domain protein 1 isoform X6, whose protein sequence is MLGSGPCGRIQDQSLSSVSHAPCGCCLLAAPCARKVAALLPLPQLSTMSEGWVDCPTLGPGWKRREAYRRSGATCGRTDTYYQGPNGEKFRSKIELTRFLGPSQDLTNFDFKNGVLRDPPPKVKKAQKRCLSLSEPEPPALPEQPPPKQQPVKPEPPEQPPPPLPERRPRKRPAPLLEPQESGQDAVVACCASCQNYFPGVVMPSQRRCRWLCPDCRAQRRDFNREQRFFKRVGCGACQACQIPEDCGICTVCAVRAKNPELRIGRKCLLRRCLKIVKKGFGCGVCQGCQATEDCGSCYICLRRLKPGLKRQWKCLKRRCLKKKQKSVVAKKAGYGPRKLTIDGPQLAPGRRRRRVPAPGPSADGLAPKPRRRKRLTPAAAATKWKPSLERDPGGLSGSRRRKQLGKITEKKKPGRPPKHPSARARSSLLCSKSRRNRRCGECEACLLKADCGRCDFCRDKPKFGGDNLKRQKCRWRQCLRFAMEKERPPGGELRFLAEKGVAEAPGQLVLLKDRPGRDFVLLRDAPQSFPLLLQHVKEEPATPPPPGRLEEPAPTLVLAAPPLVKQEKVEPGWDLAPVPAGVPLRMEGRGLASEVVVLDPADKDEEEEERTPVIMEIYSLGALAGRAPLDPVLREFLAELQEIPLPAHWEVQPPLGGPDLRLVQRSARSTMAATVIHIRPGLFFQVVVRQLPVPPEHEVYASHPARLTTVDEVVELICDLEAYRLCPGWPAGWHAGQRSQACDVLVYAGCCPQCRLNPWPSGSAGP, encoded by the exons ATGCTGGGTTCTGGGCCCTGCGGAAGGATCCAGGATCAAAGCCTGAGCAGCGTGAGTCATGCTCCCTGTGGGTGCTGCCTCCTGGCCGCTCCCTGCGCCCGGAAAG TAGCCGctctgctgccgctcccccagcTCAGCACCATGTCGGAGGGCTGGGTGGACTGCCCCACCTTGGGGCCTGGATGGAAGCGCCGCGAGGCCTACCGCCGATCCGGGGCCACCTGTGGACGAACGGACACCTACTATCAGGG CCCCAACGGCGAGAAATTCCGCAGCAAGATCGAGCTCACCAGGTTCCTGGGGCCCTCGCAGGACCTGACCAACTTCGACTTCAAGAACGGCGTGCTCCGCGATCCGCCCCCCAAG GTCAAGAAGGCCCAGAAGAGATGCCTCTCGCTGTCGGAGCCAGAACCCCCAGCCCTCCCTGAGCAGCCACCCCCCAAACAGCAACCCGTGAAGCCAGAGCCCCCGGAGCAGCCGCCTCCGCCCCTCCCAGAGCGACGCCCCCGCAAGCGCCCGGCGCCCCTGCTGGAACCCCAGGAATCGGGGCAAGATGCCGTAGTGGC ATGCTGCGCCAGCTGCCAGAACTACTTCCCCGGGGTGGTGATGCCCAGCCAGAGACGCTGCCGCTGGCTGTGCCCGGACTGCCGAG CCCAGAGAAGAGACTTCAACAGGGAGCAGCGGTTCTTCAAG CGGGTGGGCTGTGGGGCCTGCCAGGCCTGCCAGATCCCCGAGGACTGCGGCATCTGCACCGTGTGCGCCGTGCGGGCCAAGAACCCTGAGCTCCGGATCGGCAGGAAATGCCTCCTGCGCCGCTGCCTGAAAATCGTCAAGAAG GGCTTCGGCTGCGGCGTGTGCCAGGGCTGCCAGGCCACCGAGGACTGCGGCAGCTGCTACATCTGCCTGCGGAGGCTGAAGCCCGGCCTGAAGCGGCAGTGGAAATGCCTTAAACGCCGCTGCCTCAAGAAGAAG CAGAAATCGGTGGTGGCGAAGAAGGCAGGGTACGGCCCCCGAAAACTGACCATA GACGGGCCCCAGCTCGCCCCGGGGAGGCGCCGCCGGAGGGTGCCAGCGCCCGGGCCCAGCGCT GACGGCCTGGCCCCTAAACCTCGGCGCCGTAAGAGATTAACCCCAGCCGCAGCAGCCACA AAATGGAAGCCGTCGTTGGAGCGAGACCCCGGCGGCCTCTCAGGCTCGCGGCGCAGG AAACAGCTGGGTAAAATCACGGAGAAGAAGAAGCCGGGGCGGCCCCCGAAACACCCGAGTGCCAGGGCCCGGAGCAGCCTG CTCTGCTCCAAGAGCCGGCGGAACCGCAGGTGCGGGGAGTGCGAGGCTTGTCTGCTGAAAGCCGACTGCGGCCGCTGCGACTTCTGCCGGGACAAGCCCAAGTTCGGCGGCGATAACCTCAAGCGCCAGAAGTGCCGCTGGAGACAGTGCCTGCGCTTCGCAATG GAGAAGGAGCGCCCGCCGGGCGGGGAGCTGCGATTCCTGGCGGAGAAGGGGGTCGCCGAGGCgcctgggcagctggtgctgctgaaGGATCGGCCGGGCAGGGACTTCGTCCTGCTCCGCGACGCCCCCCAGAGCTTCCCCCTCCTGCTGCAGCATGTGAAGGAGGAGCCggccacacccccgccccctggccGCCTGGAG GAGCCGGCCCCCACCCTGGTCCTCGCCGCCCCACCCCTGGTGAAGCAGGAGAAGGTGGAGCCCGGATGGGACCTTGCACCG GTGCCAGCGGGGGTGCCTCTGCGGATGGAGGGCCGGGGGCTGGCCAGTGAAGTGGTGGTTTTGGACCCAGCTGACaaggacgaggaggaggaggagcgcaCCCCAGTG ATCATGGAGATCTACAGCCTGGGGGCGCTGGCGGGGCGGGCGCCCCTGGACCCGGTGCTGCGCGAGTTCCTGGCCGAGCTGCAGGAGATCCCGTTGCCGGCCCACTGGGAGGTGCAGCCGCCCCTGGGGGGGCCCGACCTGCGGCTGGTCCAGCGCTCGGCCCGCTCCACCATGGCCGCCACCGTCATCCACATCCGCCCGGGCCTCTTCTTCCAGGTGGTGGTGCGCCAGCTGCCCGTGCCCCCCGAGCACGAGGTCTACGCCAGCCACCCCGCCCGCCTCACCACCGTGGACGAGGTGGTGGAGCTGATCTGCGACCTGGAGGCCTATCGCCTGTGCCCGGGCTGGCCGGCCGGCTGGCACGCGGGGCAGCGCTCCCAGGCCTGCGACGTGCTGGTGTACGCGGGCTGCTGCCCGCAGTGCCGCCTCAACCCCTGGCCCTCGGGCAGCGCCGGCCCCTAG
- the MBD1 gene encoding methyl-CpG-binding domain protein 1 isoform X9, which translates to MSEGWVDCPTLGPGWKRREAYRRSGATCGRTDTYYQGPNGEKFRSKIELTRFLGPSQDLTNFDFKNGVLRDPPPKVKKAQKRCLSLSEPEPPALPEQPPPKQQPVKPEPPEQPPPPLPERRPRKRPAPLLEPQESGQDAVVACCASCQNYFPGVVMPSQRRCRWLCPDCRAQRRDFNREQRFFKRVGCGACQACQIPEDCGICTVCAVRAKNPELRIGRKCLLRRCLKIVKKGFGCGVCQGCQATEDCGSCYICLRRLKPGLKRQWKCLKRRCLKKKQKSVVAKKAGYGPRKLTIDGPQLAPGRRRRRVPAPGPSADGLAPKPRRRKRLTPAAAATKWKPSLERDPGGLSGSRRRKQLGKITEKKKPGRPPKHPSARARSSLLCSKSRRNRRCGECEACLLKADCGRCDFCRDKPKFGGDNLKRQKCRWRQCLRFAMKRLLPAVWSRGQAEEGAGALAPRKAWRRRIGRSRQPARIKQVGRRVKGSGQQRWARGSAPPQEKERPPGGELRFLAEKGVAEAPGQLVLLKDRPGRDFVLLRDAPQSFPLLLQHVKEEPATPPPPGRLEEPAPTLVLAAPPLVKQEKVEPGWDLAPVPAGVPLRMEGRGLASEVVVLDPADKDEEEEERTPVIMEIYSLGALAGRAPLDPVLREFLAELQEIPLPAHWEVQPPLGGPDLRLVQRSARSTMAATVIHIRPGLFFQVVVRQLPVPPEHEVYASHPARLTTVDEVVELICDLEAYRLCPGWPAGWHAGQRSQACDVLVYAGCCPQCRLNPWPSGSAGP; encoded by the exons ATGTCGGAGGGCTGGGTGGACTGCCCCACCTTGGGGCCTGGATGGAAGCGCCGCGAGGCCTACCGCCGATCCGGGGCCACCTGTGGACGAACGGACACCTACTATCAGGG CCCCAACGGCGAGAAATTCCGCAGCAAGATCGAGCTCACCAGGTTCCTGGGGCCCTCGCAGGACCTGACCAACTTCGACTTCAAGAACGGCGTGCTCCGCGATCCGCCCCCCAAG GTCAAGAAGGCCCAGAAGAGATGCCTCTCGCTGTCGGAGCCAGAACCCCCAGCCCTCCCTGAGCAGCCACCCCCCAAACAGCAACCCGTGAAGCCAGAGCCCCCGGAGCAGCCGCCTCCGCCCCTCCCAGAGCGACGCCCCCGCAAGCGCCCGGCGCCCCTGCTGGAACCCCAGGAATCGGGGCAAGATGCCGTAGTGGC ATGCTGCGCCAGCTGCCAGAACTACTTCCCCGGGGTGGTGATGCCCAGCCAGAGACGCTGCCGCTGGCTGTGCCCGGACTGCCGAG CCCAGAGAAGAGACTTCAACAGGGAGCAGCGGTTCTTCAAG CGGGTGGGCTGTGGGGCCTGCCAGGCCTGCCAGATCCCCGAGGACTGCGGCATCTGCACCGTGTGCGCCGTGCGGGCCAAGAACCCTGAGCTCCGGATCGGCAGGAAATGCCTCCTGCGCCGCTGCCTGAAAATCGTCAAGAAG GGCTTCGGCTGCGGCGTGTGCCAGGGCTGCCAGGCCACCGAGGACTGCGGCAGCTGCTACATCTGCCTGCGGAGGCTGAAGCCCGGCCTGAAGCGGCAGTGGAAATGCCTTAAACGCCGCTGCCTCAAGAAGAAG CAGAAATCGGTGGTGGCGAAGAAGGCAGGGTACGGCCCCCGAAAACTGACCATA GACGGGCCCCAGCTCGCCCCGGGGAGGCGCCGCCGGAGGGTGCCAGCGCCCGGGCCCAGCGCT GACGGCCTGGCCCCTAAACCTCGGCGCCGTAAGAGATTAACCCCAGCCGCAGCAGCCACA AAATGGAAGCCGTCGTTGGAGCGAGACCCCGGCGGCCTCTCAGGCTCGCGGCGCAGG AAACAGCTGGGTAAAATCACGGAGAAGAAGAAGCCGGGGCGGCCCCCGAAACACCCGAGTGCCAGGGCCCGGAGCAGCCTG CTCTGCTCCAAGAGCCGGCGGAACCGCAGGTGCGGGGAGTGCGAGGCTTGTCTGCTGAAAGCCGACTGCGGCCGCTGCGACTTCTGCCGGGACAAGCCCAAGTTCGGCGGCGATAACCTCAAGCGCCAGAAGTGCCGCTGGAGACAGTGCCTGCGCTTCGCAATG aAGCGGCTGCTGCCGGCGGTGTGGAGCCGCGGGCAGgcggaggagggggcgggggcccTGGCCCCCCGGAAGGCCTGGAGGCGCAGGATCGGCCGCAGCCGCCAGCCGGCCCGGATCAAGCAGGTGGGGCGGCGGGTCAAGGGGAGCGGCCAGCAGCGCTGGGCTCGGGGCAGTGCCCCGCCGCAG GAGAAGGAGCGCCCGCCGGGCGGGGAGCTGCGATTCCTGGCGGAGAAGGGGGTCGCCGAGGCgcctgggcagctggtgctgctgaaGGATCGGCCGGGCAGGGACTTCGTCCTGCTCCGCGACGCCCCCCAGAGCTTCCCCCTCCTGCTGCAGCATGTGAAGGAGGAGCCggccacacccccgccccctggccGCCTGGAG GAGCCGGCCCCCACCCTGGTCCTCGCCGCCCCACCCCTGGTGAAGCAGGAGAAGGTGGAGCCCGGATGGGACCTTGCACCG GTGCCAGCGGGGGTGCCTCTGCGGATGGAGGGCCGGGGGCTGGCCAGTGAAGTGGTGGTTTTGGACCCAGCTGACaaggacgaggaggaggaggagcgcaCCCCAGTG ATCATGGAGATCTACAGCCTGGGGGCGCTGGCGGGGCGGGCGCCCCTGGACCCGGTGCTGCGCGAGTTCCTGGCCGAGCTGCAGGAGATCCCGTTGCCGGCCCACTGGGAGGTGCAGCCGCCCCTGGGGGGGCCCGACCTGCGGCTGGTCCAGCGCTCGGCCCGCTCCACCATGGCCGCCACCGTCATCCACATCCGCCCGGGCCTCTTCTTCCAGGTGGTGGTGCGCCAGCTGCCCGTGCCCCCCGAGCACGAGGTCTACGCCAGCCACCCCGCCCGCCTCACCACCGTGGACGAGGTGGTGGAGCTGATCTGCGACCTGGAGGCCTATCGCCTGTGCCCGGGCTGGCCGGCCGGCTGGCACGCGGGGCAGCGCTCCCAGGCCTGCGACGTGCTGGTGTACGCGGGCTGCTGCCCGCAGTGCCGCCTCAACCCCTGGCCCTCGGGCAGCGCCGGCCCCTAG
- the MBD1 gene encoding methyl-CpG-binding domain protein 1 isoform X8: MALNGHAELAGFLVGGSSGASRARLAWHRDTAGEQPHVAALLPLPQLSTMSEGWVDCPTLGPGWKRREAYRRSGATCGRTDTYYQGPNGEKFRSKIELTRFLGPSQDLTNFDFKNGVLRDPPPKVKKAQKRCLSLSEPEPPALPEQPPPKQQPVKPEPPEQPPPPLPERRPRKRPAPLLEPQESGQDAVVACCASCQNYFPGVVMPSQRRCRWLCPDCRAQRRDFNREQRFFKRVGCGACQACQIPEDCGICTVCAVRAKNPELRIGRKCLLRRCLKIVKKGFGCGVCQGCQATEDCGSCYICLRRLKPGLKRQWKCLKRRCLKKKQKSVVAKKAGYGPRKLTIDGPQLAPGRRRRRVPAPGPSADGLAPKPRRRKRLTPAAAATKWKPSLERDPGGLSGSRRRKQLGKITEKKKPGRPPKHPSARARSSLLCSKSRRNRRCGECEACLLKADCGRCDFCRDKPKFGGDNLKRQKCRWRQCLRFAMKRLLPAVWSRGQAEEGAGALAPRKAWRRRIGRSRQPARIKQVGRRVKGSGQQRWARGSAPPQEKERPPGGELRFLAEKGVAEAPGQLVLLKDRPGRDFVLLRDAPQSFPLLLQHVKEEPATPPPPGRLEEPAPTLVLAAPPLVKQEKVEPGWDLAPVPAGVPLRMEGRGLASEVVVLDPADKDEEEEERTPVIMEIYSLGALAGRAPLDPVLREFLAELQEIPLPAHWEVQPPLGGPDLRLVQRSARSTMAATVIHIRPGLFFQVVVRQLPVPPEHEVYASHPARLTTVDEVVELICDLEAYRLCPGWPAGWHAGQRSQACDVLVYAGCCPQCRLNPWPSGSAGP; this comes from the exons ATGGCGTTAAACGGACACGCAGAATTGGCTGgcttcctggttggtggcagttcAGGAGCCTCTCGGGCACGGCTCGCCTGGCACagagacacagctggagaacagcCACATG TAGCCGctctgctgccgctcccccagcTCAGCACCATGTCGGAGGGCTGGGTGGACTGCCCCACCTTGGGGCCTGGATGGAAGCGCCGCGAGGCCTACCGCCGATCCGGGGCCACCTGTGGACGAACGGACACCTACTATCAGGG CCCCAACGGCGAGAAATTCCGCAGCAAGATCGAGCTCACCAGGTTCCTGGGGCCCTCGCAGGACCTGACCAACTTCGACTTCAAGAACGGCGTGCTCCGCGATCCGCCCCCCAAG GTCAAGAAGGCCCAGAAGAGATGCCTCTCGCTGTCGGAGCCAGAACCCCCAGCCCTCCCTGAGCAGCCACCCCCCAAACAGCAACCCGTGAAGCCAGAGCCCCCGGAGCAGCCGCCTCCGCCCCTCCCAGAGCGACGCCCCCGCAAGCGCCCGGCGCCCCTGCTGGAACCCCAGGAATCGGGGCAAGATGCCGTAGTGGC ATGCTGCGCCAGCTGCCAGAACTACTTCCCCGGGGTGGTGATGCCCAGCCAGAGACGCTGCCGCTGGCTGTGCCCGGACTGCCGAG CCCAGAGAAGAGACTTCAACAGGGAGCAGCGGTTCTTCAAG CGGGTGGGCTGTGGGGCCTGCCAGGCCTGCCAGATCCCCGAGGACTGCGGCATCTGCACCGTGTGCGCCGTGCGGGCCAAGAACCCTGAGCTCCGGATCGGCAGGAAATGCCTCCTGCGCCGCTGCCTGAAAATCGTCAAGAAG GGCTTCGGCTGCGGCGTGTGCCAGGGCTGCCAGGCCACCGAGGACTGCGGCAGCTGCTACATCTGCCTGCGGAGGCTGAAGCCCGGCCTGAAGCGGCAGTGGAAATGCCTTAAACGCCGCTGCCTCAAGAAGAAG CAGAAATCGGTGGTGGCGAAGAAGGCAGGGTACGGCCCCCGAAAACTGACCATA GACGGGCCCCAGCTCGCCCCGGGGAGGCGCCGCCGGAGGGTGCCAGCGCCCGGGCCCAGCGCT GACGGCCTGGCCCCTAAACCTCGGCGCCGTAAGAGATTAACCCCAGCCGCAGCAGCCACA AAATGGAAGCCGTCGTTGGAGCGAGACCCCGGCGGCCTCTCAGGCTCGCGGCGCAGG AAACAGCTGGGTAAAATCACGGAGAAGAAGAAGCCGGGGCGGCCCCCGAAACACCCGAGTGCCAGGGCCCGGAGCAGCCTG CTCTGCTCCAAGAGCCGGCGGAACCGCAGGTGCGGGGAGTGCGAGGCTTGTCTGCTGAAAGCCGACTGCGGCCGCTGCGACTTCTGCCGGGACAAGCCCAAGTTCGGCGGCGATAACCTCAAGCGCCAGAAGTGCCGCTGGAGACAGTGCCTGCGCTTCGCAATG aAGCGGCTGCTGCCGGCGGTGTGGAGCCGCGGGCAGgcggaggagggggcgggggcccTGGCCCCCCGGAAGGCCTGGAGGCGCAGGATCGGCCGCAGCCGCCAGCCGGCCCGGATCAAGCAGGTGGGGCGGCGGGTCAAGGGGAGCGGCCAGCAGCGCTGGGCTCGGGGCAGTGCCCCGCCGCAG GAGAAGGAGCGCCCGCCGGGCGGGGAGCTGCGATTCCTGGCGGAGAAGGGGGTCGCCGAGGCgcctgggcagctggtgctgctgaaGGATCGGCCGGGCAGGGACTTCGTCCTGCTCCGCGACGCCCCCCAGAGCTTCCCCCTCCTGCTGCAGCATGTGAAGGAGGAGCCggccacacccccgccccctggccGCCTGGAG GAGCCGGCCCCCACCCTGGTCCTCGCCGCCCCACCCCTGGTGAAGCAGGAGAAGGTGGAGCCCGGATGGGACCTTGCACCG GTGCCAGCGGGGGTGCCTCTGCGGATGGAGGGCCGGGGGCTGGCCAGTGAAGTGGTGGTTTTGGACCCAGCTGACaaggacgaggaggaggaggagcgcaCCCCAGTG ATCATGGAGATCTACAGCCTGGGGGCGCTGGCGGGGCGGGCGCCCCTGGACCCGGTGCTGCGCGAGTTCCTGGCCGAGCTGCAGGAGATCCCGTTGCCGGCCCACTGGGAGGTGCAGCCGCCCCTGGGGGGGCCCGACCTGCGGCTGGTCCAGCGCTCGGCCCGCTCCACCATGGCCGCCACCGTCATCCACATCCGCCCGGGCCTCTTCTTCCAGGTGGTGGTGCGCCAGCTGCCCGTGCCCCCCGAGCACGAGGTCTACGCCAGCCACCCCGCCCGCCTCACCACCGTGGACGAGGTGGTGGAGCTGATCTGCGACCTGGAGGCCTATCGCCTGTGCCCGGGCTGGCCGGCCGGCTGGCACGCGGGGCAGCGCTCCCAGGCCTGCGACGTGCTGGTGTACGCGGGCTGCTGCCCGCAGTGCCGCCTCAACCCCTGGCCCTCGGGCAGCGCCGGCCCCTAG